The genomic DNA TTTAATGAACGTTCCCATAGTAGCGTCTCCGGGCTGTGGCATGGCCGGGATGGCTATAGcgcggttcgggggcgttacaacggtggtatcagagcatggttatgatgctgTATAGGACTCGcattttcaaatgttttatcgagtCAAATGGTCGCAATAGACACTTAGGATAATCCGGATCGTTCATCACTTAGGGTTAGACGGGATTAAGTAAACCCTTTGTTGATCGTGGATGCAGATGTCACGTCAAGGATCTGAAAGATCGAGGTCGACGTATCGTTCGCCGGACACAGGGAGGGGTTCAAGTCAGCAGTTTGGTCCGGAGGAATGGGATTCGCAGTTTGATGATGCTCAAAGGGAAGAGTCGTTCTCGGATGTTTATGGGCCGGATATGTTTGTGCCAAATAGGAATGTACCTGGCGCGACGTTAGGATACACACCATTAAGTTCGAATCATTTTAGTGCATCGGAGGGCATGTACCCGCCAGGATTTTCGCCGTTTGGACCGTACGCCGCTTATCCAACTCAGAACATGCCAGGTGTAAATCAAGCGCATGGAGAAGGACCAAGTGAGCAGAATGTGCCGGAGACCCAGCAGACACTTAAGATGGTCCAAGATCTCTTGAACCATATgatccagcagcagcagcaggatCAAGCAAATCGTGCAGCCGAAGATCCATCCGACCAGTTTCTTAAGCGGGTGATGTTGTTACGGAACTTAGGATTCCGTAAATTCAAAGGAGATCCGAATGTCGTATTAGCAGACGCTTGGATAAAAGACCTGGAAAGTAATTTCGAGTTGACAAGGTGTCCAGAGGAGTTTAAGAGGCCAGTAGCGGTTAATTTCTTGGAGGAAGATGCTCGTGCATGGTGGGATACCGTAGTTCCTCGTTACCGGTTTCAGACCGTAACATGGGGAATCTTTAAGAAAGAGTTCGAGCTGAAGTACTTTCCACCAGAGTCGCGTGACCGGTTGGAGAGTCAGTTTTTACAATTGGAACAGCGTGAAATGACCGTTCGAGCATATGGGAGAATTTTTACAAGACTTTGGAGGTACCTGTACCAAGGAAATGACGACGAGTTAGCGATGGCCCGAAGGTACTTTAACGGGCTTAGGCTAGATATTCAAGGAAGGTTGCACGCTGTGACTTACCGCAGTGTCGAGGAAGTGGAAGAGAGGGCGGTAAGTGTTGAGGAAGCAATCgagaaagaaaaggagattGCAGCTCGGGATAGAAAGAAGGAACCCGTCCAGCAAACTAAGGTTGTGAACACCCGAAAGGTGAATCAAATAGCAGGACGGAATTGGAGCGCAGGCCGCAGGAAGGTCAAGATGAACGTTAACCAAGGTGGTAGTAAGGTGAGCAACATGGATCCGAGGGGATGCTATGTGTGCGGGAAAGTGGGGCATTTCGCTCGCGCTTGTCCGACTGTCGAGGAAACGAAGAGCAATAACTTGTCAACCGTCACATGTTTCTACTATGGCGAGTTGGGACATTACGCGAACTCATGTCCGTCGAAGCCGGCCAAACCGAACACCCAAACTGTGAACCGTGCCCAGATAGCGAACCAAGTGAAGGAACCCCCAGCGAAGAAGCAAGCAACCCCagcaaatgtttttgctttaggagTAGAGCCACCCAAACCTCCACAGGCCGCGAAGGGCCCTATAACAGGTTTGATTGGGTTCTAACTCGCTTGTGATTGATGtgattgtttgtgtgtttgcgtggttagttttagcattgcattttgttatatttgcttTGCGTTTAGGAACATTACTTGTTGGTGGTAACCCCACGCATGTACTGTTCGATTCGGGAGCGTCCAATAGTTTTGTGACTCCCGAAATGGTTGACAAGTTTGGAGACTTGTGTGAGGAGGAAGAGGTGAACATCAATGTCTACACTGCTGGTAATCAACCGCCTttgaagacaagaagatggGTCAAGGAAGTGTCGATAGTCTTGCAAGAAACGAACCTCCCGGTAAATCCTTTGGTGATGCCATTGGATAGGTTCGATGCTATTTTGGGAATGGATTGGTTATCGGAACACCAAGCCCATATAGATTGCAGCAGAAGCTGagttatatttgaaaatggagGGAGGACCCCTCTAGTTTTCAATGGGATCAGCCCAAGTAAAACGGCATACTTTGCATCGGCAGCAAGAATTGGAAGATCgattgaagaggatgaagtTTATTTAGTCACTCTGACCGCCATGAGAGGAGATGACAAGGAAGGCATGGAAGTTGAGGACATTGCCATAGTTAAGGACTTTGAGGACGTGTTTAGGCCattggaaggattgcctccacCTAGGAGCCATCCTTTTACCATAAATTTGGAGCCTGGAGCTACCCCAATTGCTAAGGCACCGTATCGTATGGCACCAGCCGAGTTGGCTGAACTCAAGACTCAGTTAGAGGACTTGTTGGAGAAGGGTTTTATACAACCAAATTCGTCGCCATGGGGGGCCCCAGTGTTGttcgtcaagaagaaggacggaagCATGCGATTATGTATTGATTACCGaggaatcaataacataaccatcaaGGACAAGTATCCATTGCCAAGGATCGATGAGCTGTTGGACCAGCTGAGAGGAGCAAGTTGGTTTTCGAAGATTGATTTAGCCTCCGGCTATCATCAAATCTCGATTGCGGAACAAGATGNNNNNNNNNNNNNNNNNNNNNNNNNNNNNNNNNNNNNNNNNNNNNNNNNNNNNNNNNNNNNNNNNNNNNNNNNNNNNNNNNNNNNNNNNNNNNNNNNNNNNNNNNNNNNNNNNNNNNNNNNNNNNNNNNNNNNNNNNNNNNNNNNNNNNNNNNNNNNNNNNNNNNNNNNNNNNNNNNNNNNNNNNNNNNNNNNNNNNNNNNNNNNNNNNgagtagttttctttttggtgtctattgtaaaattcaaAGTATGTTTATTTGCGAACCAAACTTTGGCATTAAGCCTTGTGAACTCTTTTGTGTAATCAGTTGTAGtaactcttttaagttttattgaatcggtttttcttttaaatcgaGCGAGtcgtactgatatagacttagtccgagtcggctcaacgCACGGCGTNAACCAAATTCGTCGCCATGGGGGGCCCCAGTGTTGttcgtcaagaagaaggacggaagCATGCGATTATGTANACCGAGGGACTGGTCGAAGGGCCTGATTTGTTCTCGCACTCGGCCGGACCTTTGATGAACGTTCCCATAGTAGCGTCCCGGCGTCGTTTGATGGCCTGGGTGGTCATAGCGCGGTTCGGGGGcattacaacggtggtatcagagcatggttatgatgctgTATAGGACTCGcattttcaaatgatttatcGAGTCAAATGGTCGCAATAGATACTTAGGATAATCCGGATCGTTCATCACTTAGGGTTAGATGGGATTAAGTAAACCCTTTGTTGATCGTGGATGTAGATGTCTCGTCAAGGATCCGAAAGATCTAGGTCGACGTATCGTTCGCCGGACACAAGGAGGGGTTCAAGTCAGCAGTTTGGTCAGGAGGAATGGGGTTCGCAGTTTGATGATGCGCAAAGGGAAGAGTCGTTCCTAGATATGTATGGACCGGACATGTTTATGCCGGATTGGAATGTACCTGGTGCGACGCCAAGGTACACACCATTAATTTCAAATCGTTTTAGTACGTCGGAGGGTATGTACCCGCCAGGGTTTTCACCGTTTGGACCGTACGCCACTTATCCAACTCAGGACATGCCGGGTGTAGATCGAGCGCATGGAGAAGGACCAAGTGAGCAGAATGTGCCCGAGACCCAGCAGACACTTAAGATGGTCCAAGACCTCTTGAACCATATGATCCAGCAGCAGCAGTAGGATCAAGCAAATCGTGCAGCAGAAGATCCATCCGACCAGTTCCTTAAGCGAGTGATGTTGTTGCGAAACTTATGATTTCGTAAGTTCAAAGGAGACGCAAATGTTGTATTAGCAGACGCTTGGATAAAAGACCTAGAAAGTAATTTTGAGATGACAAGGTGCCCAGAGGAGTTTAGGAGACCAGTAGCGGTCAATTTCTTGGAAGAAGATGCTCGTGCATGGTGGGATACTGTAGTTTCTCGTTACCGGTTTCAGATTGTAACGTGGGGGATCTTTAAGAAGGAGTTCGAGCTGAAGTACTTTCCACCAGAGTCACGCGACCGATTGGAGAGTCAGTTTCTGCAGCTAGAACAAGGTGAAATGACCGTTCGAGCGTATGGGAGAATTTTTACAAGACTTCGGAGGTACCTATACCAAGGAAATGATGACGAGTTAGCGATGGCCCGGAGATTCTTTAACGGACTCAGGCTAGATATTAGAGGAAGGTTGCACGCGGTGACTTACCGCAGTGTCGAGGAAGTAGAAGAGAGAGCGGTAAGTGTTGAGGAAGCGAtcgagaaagagaaggagattgcAGCTCGGGATAAAAAGAAGGAACCCATCCTGCAGACGAAGATTGTGAACACCCGGAAGGTGAATCAAGTAGCAGGACAGAATTGGGGCGCAGGCCGCGGGAAGGTTAAGATGAACGTTAGCCAAGGTGGTCGTAATGTGAGCAACATGGATCCGAGGGGATGCTATGTGTGCGGTCAAGTTGGGCATTTCGCTCGCGCTTATCCGACTGTTGAGGAAACAAAGAGTAATAGCTTGTCAACCGTCACATGTTTCTACTGTGGCGAGTTAGGACATTATACGAACACATTTCCGTCGAAGCCGGCCAAACCGAACGCCCAAACTGTGAACCGTGCCCAGATAGCGAACCAAGTGAAGGAACCCCCAGCGAAGAAGCAAGCAACCCCagcaaatgtttttgctttaggagTAGAGCCACCCAAACCTCCACAGGCCGCGAAGGGCCCTATAACAGGTTTGATTGGGTTCTAACTCGCTTGTGATTGATGtgattgtttgtgtgtttgcgtggttagttttagcattgcattttgttatatttgcttTGCGTTTAGGAACATTACTTGTTGGTGGTAACCCCACGCATGTACTGTTCGATTCGGGAGCGTCCAATAGTTTTGTGACTCCCGAAATGGTTGACAAGTTTGGAGACTTGTGTGAGGAGGAAGAGGTGAACATCAATGTCTACACTGCTGGTAATCAACCGCCTttgaagacaagaagatggGTCAAGGAAGTGTCGATAGTCTTGCAAGAAACGAACCTCCCGGTAAATCCTTTGGTGATGCCATTGGATAGGTTCGATGCTATTTTGGGAATGGATTGGTTATCGGAACACCAAGCCCATATAGATTGCAGCAGAAGCTGagttatatttgaaaatggagGGAGGACCCCTCTAGTTTTCAATGGGATCAGCCCAAGTAAAACGGCATACTTTGCATCGGCAGCAAGAATTGGAAGATCgattgaagaggatgaagtTTATTTAGTCACTCTGACCGCCATGAGAGGAGATGACAAGGAAGGCATGGAAGTTGAGGACATTGCCATAGTTAAGGACTTTGAGGACGTGTTTAGGCCattggaaggattgcctccacCTAGGAGCCATCCTTTTACCATAAATTTGGAGCCTGGAGCTACCCCAATTGCTAAGGCACCGTATCGTATGGCACCAGCCGAGTTGGCTGAACTCAAGACTCAGTTAGAGGACTTGTTGGAGAAGGGTTTTATACAACCAAATTCGTCGCCATGGGGGGCCCCAGTGTTGttcgtcaagaagaaggacggaagCATGCGATTATGTATTGATTACCGaggaatcaataacataaccatcaaGGACAAGTATCCATTGCCAAGGATCGATGAGCTGTTGGACCAGCTGAGAGGAGCAAGTTGGTTTTCGAAGATTGATTTAGCCTCCGGCTATCATCAAATCTCGATTGCGGAACAAGATGAGATGAAGACGGTGTTTCAAACGAGATATGGCCAGTACGAGTTCGTGGTGATGTCGTTTGGACTTACCAATGCGCCGGCGGCATTCATGCGATTGATGAATGAAGTTTTCCACGACTATCTGGATCGATTCGTGATAatattcatcgatgacatcctgaTATATTCGCGTAGTGCGGAGGAGCACGCGGAGCATTTGAAAAGGGTTTTGGAGAGGCTAAGGGAAATGAAGCTATTCGCGAAGTTTAGCAAGTGCAAGTTTTGGCAAAGGGAAATTGGGTTTTTAGGACACCGAGTTTCGGAGCAAGGTGTGTCCGCAGACCCTGAAAAGATCGCCGCAATTCAGGATTGGCTGAAGCCAACGACCGCGTCGGAAGTTAGGAGTTTCTTAGGCCTTGCAGGCTATTATCGGAAGTTCGTAAAGGAGTTTTCGTCCATCGCGAAACCATTGACACGACTTACCGGGAAAGGAGTACCTTTCATATGGAGCGAGGAGGTAGAAGAAGCTTTCAGGAAGTTAAAAGGAGCGTTGACATCATCACCGGTGTTAGCCCTACCTGAGCCGAACCAACCATATTCTGTATTTACAGACGCATCAATAGTTGGAGTTGGATGTGTATTGATGCAAGGTGATAATGTGATTGCCTATGCATCTAGACAGCTGAGGAAGCATGAGGAGAACTACCCCACACATGACCTGGAGATGGCAGCNNNNNNNNNNNNNNNNNNNNNNNNNNNNNNNNNNNNNNNNNNNNNNNNNNNNNNNNNNNNAAGAATgttccaaaccgaagttggttCTACCCTTCATCACAAACATTATCTCAAATCCAATCTTTCATTCTTTACACTTGGTCTttggaggagttcacttcttatcattctagcggattgggaaatctttattatcagtaaggttctttttcttttcttctaaggaatctagacatcttaaacattttactttcttttctttgtctaatcttttcgttttatgcccagaaccaataactcattattttgctcaacccaaatcctttactagacttgtaaaccttgaaaacacatccccctcctaaagattttctaccctttactttctttttacacTTCACtcttctgcacaaatccatacccaatacccaaaattcgagttctcacctagtcctactagtccggataacgcgaactagaactacacaggatcctactcttgtcggttagaacctaacactttctaacaagctcaactcggaaaaaggcctgacactcaagaatacaattggcttgaaaNNNNNNNNNNNNNNNNNNNNNNNNNNNNNNNNNNNNNNNNNNNNNNNNNNNNNNNNNNNNNNNNNNNNNNNNNNNNNNNNNNNNNNNNNNNNNNNNNNNNNNNNNNNNNNNNNNNNNNNNNNNNNNNNNNNNNNNNNNNNNNNNNNNNNNNNNNNNNNNNNNNNNNNNNNNNNNNNNNNNNNNNNNNNNNNNNNNNNNNNNNNNNNNNNNNNNNNNNNNNNNNNNNNNNNNNNNNNNNNNNNNNNNNNNNNNNNNNNNNNNNNNNNNNNNNNNNNNNNNNNNNNNNNNNNNNNNNNNNNNNNNNNNNNNNNNNNNNNNNNNNNNNNNNNNNNNNNNNNNNNNNNNNNNNNNNNNNNNNNNNNNNNNNNNNNNNNNNNNNNNNNNNNNNNNNNNNNNNNNNNNNNNNNNNNNNNNNNNNNNNNNNNNNNNNNNNNNNNNNNNNNNNNNNNNNNNNNNNNNNNNNNNNNNNNNNNNNNNNNNNNNNNNNNNNNNNNNNNNNNNNNNNNNNNNNNNNNNCGAGAGAGGGGCTCGATCGGGTGTTGGCTTGAGTGGCTCGAGTGTGGTAGTTGGAGCGTGTGCGGAGTGAGATTGGTTCGAGCGTGACAGCAGAGGCGTGGCTTGAACGAGTGCAGAGTGATGAACCTCTCAGTATGGGTCGAGTCTGATTCCACGCCGTCGGTTTAACCTTGCTCGAGTCGACGATGGTTGAGAACGCACGGTGGTGGTTGAACTCTGCAacacctcttcttcattatcccaaacctcttccttaatttccttggaggagaacttctcattgtgccttggagcttcttgatttgcccactcatctccttcaccatagctGTTAACTCTTTCACTGAATCCATTAGAATCTAAGTATTTTGGAGTTCATACAAACTGTCAAGCGTGGGAGGACTTgactcttgcggttggtgaggtttaggaagcaggtcttgacgcttagggagggtaacgactgcactcgagttggagaatggtcgagtgaaactttgagttttctctttggttaccaaaacctcagtttctgcctcattcacaccCTCAAAGATGTCAAAACCCAgatttctgatctttctcttcaatcacaaaggtatgtccatcaatagttggtttcttccTAGAATCTctgatatcaaacttcatcttgaagtttttacctagattgagatcaatcatccccttcttgacatcaatgattGCGCCAactgtagctaagaaaggtcttcctaggattagtggatctttaggctcttcatccattcccagcaccacaaagtaagtaggaatctcagcttgtccaattttgatgggcagGTTCTCTAATAGACCATGAggcaatctagtagtcctatcagccaatattaagcggaggttgcatgacttgtatccgttgaatcctagcctctgagctgCAAACAGTTAAAAACTTctgatattgaggcacaagtgcaaatgcatcaagcaaaggcatcctaagttcaatctccttgacttggttttcgaacagagctttgtacttctcagtaagctgcttcttaaacctcactggaaatggtagaggtggcttgtatggtggaggaatgaatctcacaggtttatccttgggagcagtgggttctttagtagcttcaggATCAGATTGTTTGGCTGActcaattggatccttgagcacctcgacaGGATCCTTTATCTCAActtcatattgaagaaaatcctccccatctaaactctcagtgtcctcagtgagccgtacatctacagcttgggtggtgatggcatggatagtagcatagtccttggggttttgaactgcttttccaggtagttggccagttgttggggtagaagtagaaacagtcttgccttccatatacttcatcttggagttaagagcttcaaacttgacattcagatcattgtaagaacattccatccgctgactgagttcagcaaacttcttagcagtatccagagaaccactagcttgaccttgaagaag from Camelina sativa cultivar DH55 chromosome 2, Cs, whole genome shotgun sequence includes the following:
- the LOC104749960 gene encoding uncharacterized protein LOC104749960; translated protein: MTRCPEEFRRPVAVNFLEEDARAWWDTVVSRYRFQIVTWGIFKKEFELKYFPPESRDRLESQFLQLEQGEMTVRAYGRIFTRLRRYLYQGNDDELAMARRFFNGLRLDIRGRLHAVTYRSVEEVEERAVSVEEAIEKEKEIAARDKKKEPILQTKIVNTRKVNQVAGQNWGAGRGKVKMNVSQGGRNVSNMDPRGCYVCGQVGHFARAYPTVEETKSNSLSTVTCFYCGELGHYTNTFPSKPAKPNAQTVNRAQIANQVKEPPAKKQATPANVFALGVEPPKPPQAAKGPITGTLLVGGNPTHVLFDSGASNSFVTPEMVDKFGDLCEEEEVNINVYTAGNQPPLKTRRWVKEVSIVLQETNLPVNPLVMPLDRFDAILGMDWLSEHQAHIDCSRS